The following proteins are encoded in a genomic region of Enterocloster clostridioformis:
- a CDS encoding amino acid adenylation domain-containing protein, with product MIQNVLCFLEESAEAYPHKTAFADEHTSLTYRRLSDLSMRIGSVLGQKTGPRRPVPVLAEKNVFTLTAFMGIVRAGCFYVFLDAGQPAERLNRILDTLQADLMIADKESLSLAGPVSFSGEILPLEDLMSLPDDALNPGLLASIRRQSTDTDPLYGIFTSGSTGVPKGVVASHRSVIDFIGHFTDLFHITQDDIIGNQAPFDFDVSVKDIYSALKTGATLEVIPKKLFSIPTGLLDYLCDRKITTAIWAVSALCIITTLKGFTYRVPSHLNKILFSGEVMPVKHLNTWRSCLPKALFVNLYGPTEITCNCTYYVVDREFEPGTPIPIGRPFPNETVFLLDENNRLITEPGQNGELCVAGTALALGYYRDPRRTAMAFVQNPLNSCYPETIYRTGDLACYGRDGLLYFNGRKDFQIKHMGHRIELGEIEAALETVEGVDRAVCLFLEEKNKIAAFYEGTAVKRDIAIGLESLLPHYMFPNLYRNLTELPRTGNGKVDRQALRRLYG from the coding sequence TTGATACAGAATGTCCTTTGTTTTCTTGAAGAATCCGCAGAAGCCTATCCCCATAAAACGGCTTTTGCCGATGAACATACAAGCCTTACCTACCGCCGGCTGTCAGACCTGTCCATGAGAATCGGCAGTGTTTTGGGACAGAAAACAGGCCCGCGCCGCCCTGTTCCCGTGCTGGCAGAGAAGAATGTATTTACCCTGACCGCCTTTATGGGCATTGTCCGGGCGGGCTGTTTTTATGTCTTCCTGGACGCAGGCCAGCCGGCCGAACGTCTGAACCGGATTCTGGACACCCTGCAGGCGGACCTTATGATTGCAGATAAGGAAAGCCTTAGTCTGGCCGGCCCTGTCTCCTTTTCAGGGGAGATACTCCCCCTGGAGGACTTAATGTCTCTTCCGGATGACGCCCTGAATCCCGGTCTCCTTGCATCCATCCGCAGACAGTCCACAGATACGGATCCTCTGTACGGTATCTTTACCTCCGGCTCCACCGGCGTACCCAAGGGTGTGGTGGCAAGCCACCGCTCCGTCATTGATTTTATCGGGCATTTTACGGACCTGTTCCATATAACACAGGATGATATCATCGGCAACCAGGCGCCCTTTGACTTTGACGTATCCGTAAAGGACATCTACTCTGCCCTTAAAACAGGAGCCACACTGGAGGTCATTCCAAAGAAACTGTTTTCCATCCCCACCGGCCTTCTGGACTACCTGTGTGACAGGAAAATCACCACGGCCATATGGGCTGTTTCCGCCCTGTGCATCATCACCACCCTGAAAGGCTTTACCTACCGCGTGCCCTCTCATCTGAATAAGATTCTCTTCAGCGGGGAGGTCATGCCGGTAAAGCATCTGAACACCTGGCGCAGCTGCCTGCCAAAGGCCCTGTTTGTAAATCTGTACGGCCCCACGGAGATTACCTGCAACTGCACCTACTATGTGGTGGACCGGGAATTTGAACCCGGAACGCCCATTCCCATCGGGAGGCCATTTCCCAACGAAACAGTATTTCTTCTGGATGAAAATAACAGGCTGATTACAGAGCCCGGGCAAAACGGCGAACTCTGTGTGGCGGGAACCGCGCTGGCTCTGGGCTACTACAGGGATCCGCGGCGCACTGCCATGGCCTTTGTCCAGAACCCCCTCAATTCCTGCTATCCTGAGACCATATACAGGACCGGCGACCTGGCCTGCTACGGCAGGGACGGGCTTCTGTATTTCAACGGCCGTAAGGATTTTCAAATCAAGCACATGGGACACCGGATCGAGCTTGGCGAGATTGAGGCGGCCCTGGAAACCGTGGAGGGCGTGGACAGGGCGGTATGCCTGTTCCTGGAAGAAAAAAATAAAATCGCGGCCTTCTATGAGGGTACCGCAGTCAAAAGGGACATTGCCATTGGCCTGGAATCTCTTCTGCCGCACTACATGTTTCCCAATTTATACAGAAACCTGACGGAACTTCCCCGTACCGGGAACGGCAAAGTGGACCGGCAGGCGCTCAGGAGGCTCTATGGATAA
- a CDS encoding alanine racemase, translating into MDNNILQEAARTYNTPCYIFDLDAFISRIRRMEQLLGKQVNIYYAMKANPFLTAAAARAAGGLEVCSPGEYDICRRARVPAQKIVLSGVNKEEAHIRWVMAEQGAGTYTAESLNQLSLLETCAAAAGRTGVRVLVRLTSGNQFGMDEEDILASIRNRGCYPHLDLAGLQYYSGTQKRGMEKIKKELEKLDSFLVFVREHMNFEFRELEYGPGFQIPYFEGQEQTDEETLLQEFKKILDSLNFKGIIFLEAGRFLAAPCGSYLTRVADAKRCQGQNYCIVDGGINHVNYYGQTMAMKVPAYRYLPQDNPARPPASQTSGDRWTVCGSLCTSGDILVKNLPLEGLMTGDLLVFDRIGAYSVTEGIYLFLSRQLPVVLTYTLKQGLSLVRDAFPTDILNDGFAMELYQAQIGFQGCGDNT; encoded by the coding sequence ATGGATAACAATATATTGCAGGAAGCTGCCCGGACATACAATACGCCGTGTTATATATTTGATTTAGACGCGTTTATCTCGCGCATCCGGCGCATGGAACAGCTCCTCGGAAAACAGGTGAACATCTATTACGCCATGAAGGCCAACCCATTCCTGACAGCTGCCGCTGCCCGGGCTGCCGGCGGCCTGGAGGTCTGTTCCCCAGGAGAGTATGATATCTGCCGCCGCGCCCGTGTGCCGGCCCAAAAAATAGTCCTCTCCGGGGTCAATAAGGAGGAAGCCCACATCCGTTGGGTCATGGCGGAGCAGGGAGCCGGCACTTACACCGCTGAATCCTTAAATCAGCTCAGTCTTTTGGAAACCTGTGCCGCAGCAGCAGGCCGTACCGGGGTCAGGGTGCTGGTCCGCCTGACCAGCGGCAACCAGTTTGGCATGGACGAGGAGGATATCCTTGCCTCAATCCGTAACCGGGGCTGCTATCCCCATCTGGACCTGGCAGGCCTCCAGTACTATTCCGGAACCCAGAAAAGGGGAATGGAAAAGATAAAAAAAGAGCTGGAAAAACTGGATTCATTTCTGGTTTTTGTCAGGGAACATATGAATTTTGAGTTCCGGGAGCTGGAATATGGCCCCGGTTTCCAGATACCTTATTTTGAAGGACAGGAGCAGACGGACGAAGAAACTCTTTTGCAAGAATTCAAAAAAATTCTTGATTCCCTGAATTTCAAAGGTATCATTTTTCTCGAGGCAGGCCGTTTCCTGGCCGCTCCCTGCGGCAGCTATCTGACCCGTGTGGCGGACGCAAAACGCTGCCAGGGACAGAATTACTGCATTGTGGACGGCGGCATTAACCACGTAAACTACTATGGCCAGACCATGGCCATGAAGGTGCCAGCTTACCGGTATCTGCCTCAGGACAATCCGGCCCGGCCCCCCGCGTCCCAAACCTCCGGCGATCGGTGGACCGTGTGCGGCTCTCTCTGCACATCGGGAGACATACTTGTAAAAAATCTTCCCCTGGAGGGCCTGATGACAGGGGATTTGCTGGTATTTGACCGCATTGGCGCTTATTCCGTTACCGAAGGCATTTATCTTTTTCTGAGCCGTCAGCTTCCCGTAGTCCTCACCTACACACTGAAACAGGGGCTTTCCCTGGTGCGGGACGCCTTCCCCACGGATATACTCAACGACGGCTTTGCCATGGAACTATATCAAGCACAAATCGGTTTTCAGGGATGCGGTGACAACACATAA
- a CDS encoding acyl carrier protein has protein sequence MDELLELLEDIKPTVDFRTCTGLIDDGYLDSFDILSIVSELNDAFGIEISPVDIIPENFNSAQALWDMVERLKDN, from the coding sequence ATGGATGAATTATTAGAACTGTTAGAAGACATAAAACCGACGGTGGATTTCAGGACATGCACGGGCCTGATTGACGACGGGTATCTGGATTCCTTTGATATCCTGTCCATTGTCAGCGAGCTGAACGATGCATTTGGAATCGAGATATCTCCGGTGGACATTATTCCGGAGAATTTCAACTCTGCCCAGGCCCTCTGGGACATGGTAGAGCGCCTTAAGGACAATTAG
- a CDS encoding MBOAT family O-acyltransferase: protein MSFLSMKFLLFLAAAVAGYYVIPRQLQWVWLLIFSYIFYLASGPAAAVFILTTTVTTFLGGLCLEHTDRALKRALRPDDPLHPLSTDEKKALKERFKQRKKWIAALVLLINFGILAALKYRNFAADNMNLLFGTHFSPAKLLLPLGISFYTFQSMGYLIDVYRGKYAPDRNPFRFALFVSFFPQILQGPIGRYDRLASQLYGQKRFSLTRIERGLQLMLWGYFKKIVIADRAAVVVSEVFGNYQSYHGILVIAGVLCYSLQLYGDFSGGMDVVMGAAECFGISLDANFKRPYFARSISDFWHRWHITLGTWMKDYVFYPFSLSKGMNKLGKYCKKHFGKHVSRVLPVCIANLLVFFLVGVWHGPAWKFIVYGLYNGIIIAAGNLLAPIYTQMARKLHIPAESSPWTAVRILRTFLLVNISWYFDMAESLGAALAMMKNTVAGFTLSALTDGSLLRLGLDLKDCGALALSCVVLFTVSLLQENHVSMRDALAAKPLAARWCVYLMLLFSIPLLGQITMTGGGFIYAQF from the coding sequence ATGTCTTTTCTTTCAATGAAGTTCCTGCTGTTTCTGGCCGCGGCAGTGGCAGGATATTATGTGATACCAAGACAGCTCCAATGGGTATGGCTGCTCATATTCAGCTATATATTCTATCTGGCCTCCGGCCCGGCGGCGGCAGTGTTCATCCTGACCACTACCGTCACTACCTTTCTGGGTGGACTGTGTCTGGAGCACACGGACCGCGCTCTAAAGCGCGCCCTGCGCCCCGACGATCCTCTCCACCCCCTTTCCACGGACGAAAAAAAAGCCTTAAAGGAGCGCTTCAAACAACGCAAGAAATGGATTGCCGCTCTGGTCCTCCTCATAAACTTCGGTATCCTGGCAGCATTAAAATACCGCAATTTTGCTGCGGATAACATGAACCTTCTCTTCGGCACCCATTTTTCCCCGGCAAAGCTTCTGCTGCCGCTGGGAATATCCTTTTATACCTTCCAGTCCATGGGGTATCTCATCGACGTGTACAGAGGCAAATACGCTCCGGACCGGAATCCTTTCCGTTTTGCCCTCTTTGTCTCCTTCTTTCCCCAGATTCTGCAGGGGCCCATTGGACGGTACGACCGTCTGGCATCACAGCTATACGGGCAGAAACGCTTCAGCCTCACCCGGATAGAGAGGGGACTTCAGCTCATGCTCTGGGGCTATTTCAAGAAAATCGTCATAGCGGACAGGGCCGCTGTGGTTGTCAGTGAAGTATTCGGCAATTACCAGTCCTATCACGGCATCCTGGTGATAGCCGGCGTACTGTGCTATTCCCTTCAGCTCTACGGCGATTTCTCTGGCGGCATGGATGTAGTCATGGGCGCCGCGGAGTGCTTTGGCATATCCCTGGACGCCAATTTTAAGCGCCCTTATTTTGCACGGTCCATATCAGACTTCTGGCACCGCTGGCATATCACACTGGGCACCTGGATGAAGGACTATGTGTTCTATCCCTTTTCTCTTTCAAAGGGCATGAACAAATTAGGAAAATACTGCAAAAAACATTTTGGAAAGCATGTAAGCCGGGTACTGCCTGTGTGTATCGCCAATCTGCTGGTATTCTTTCTGGTAGGCGTCTGGCACGGGCCTGCCTGGAAATTCATTGTCTACGGACTCTATAACGGAATCATCATTGCGGCCGGCAATCTATTGGCCCCCATTTACACACAAATGGCCCGGAAACTGCATATACCGGCTGAATCCAGCCCCTGGACCGCGGTCCGGATTTTAAGGACCTTCCTTCTTGTAAATATCAGCTGGTATTTTGACATGGCAGAAAGTTTGGGAGCCGCATTGGCCATGATGAAGAATACCGTTGCCGGCTTTACCCTGTCCGCCCTAACGGACGGCAGCCTTCTGAGGCTGGGTCTGGATCTCAAGGACTGTGGGGCCCTGGCCCTTTCCTGCGTGGTCCTGTTCACAGTCAGCCTTCTCCAGGAAAACCATGTCAGCATGCGGGATGCCCTGGCTGCAAAGCCCCTGGCCGCCAGATGGTGCGTCTATCTGATGCTGCTCTTTTCCATACCGCTACTGGGCCAGATTACCATGACAGGAGGAGGTTTTATATATGCGCAATTCTGA
- a CDS encoding NADH peroxidase, producing MKKWVCTVCGYVYEGENAPEKCPQCGVPASKFKEQASEGMAWACEHEVGVAQGAPEDIMMDLRANFEGECSEVGMYLAMSRVAHREGYPEIGMYWAKAAFEEAEHAAKFAELLGEVVTSSTKKNLEMRVAAENGATAGKFDLAKRAKALNLDAIHDTVHEMAKDEARHGKAFEGLLNRYFG from the coding sequence ATGAAGAAATGGGTATGTACAGTTTGCGGTTATGTTTACGAGGGAGAGAATGCACCTGAGAAATGTCCACAGTGCGGAGTTCCGGCTTCCAAGTTCAAGGAGCAGGCTTCCGAGGGAATGGCATGGGCATGCGAGCATGAGGTTGGCGTGGCTCAGGGCGCTCCTGAAGATATCATGATGGATTTAAGAGCTAACTTTGAAGGCGAATGCTCCGAGGTGGGCATGTACCTGGCTATGTCAAGGGTTGCTCACAGAGAAGGCTATCCTGAGATTGGCATGTACTGGGCCAAGGCTGCTTTTGAGGAAGCAGAGCACGCAGCCAAGTTTGCCGAGCTGTTAGGCGAGGTTGTCACCTCCTCCACCAAGAAGAACCTGGAGATGAGAGTTGCAGCTGAGAACGGCGCTACCGCAGGCAAGTTCGACCTGGCCAAGAGAGCAAAGGCTCTGAACCTGGACGCAATCCATGACACTGTTCATGAGATGGCTAAGGATGAGGCCCGTCACGGCAAGGCATTTGAGGGTCTGTTAAACAGATATTTCGGCTAA
- the rbr gene encoding rubrerythrin, protein MASKYAGTKTEQNLKDAFSGESQARNKYTYYASAAKKAGYEQMSALYLETADQEKEHAKMWFKELHGIGTPEENLADAAAGENYEWTDMYARMAREAREEGFEELAVKFELVAKVEAAHERRYNKLLESLKNDKTFKGDAPLGWKCRNCGYVHEGPEAPEVCPCCAHPKAYFERKVENY, encoded by the coding sequence ATGGCATCAAAATACGCAGGAACCAAAACGGAACAGAACTTAAAGGACGCATTTTCAGGCGAGTCCCAGGCACGCAACAAGTACACCTATTATGCATCCGCTGCCAAGAAAGCAGGCTATGAGCAGATGTCCGCTTTATATCTGGAGACCGCGGACCAGGAAAAAGAGCATGCCAAGATGTGGTTCAAGGAACTGCACGGCATCGGCACTCCTGAGGAGAATCTGGCTGACGCGGCAGCAGGCGAGAATTACGAGTGGACCGATATGTATGCCCGTATGGCCCGCGAAGCACGGGAGGAAGGCTTCGAGGAACTGGCTGTTAAGTTTGAACTGGTTGCCAAGGTTGAGGCTGCACATGAGAGAAGATACAATAAGCTGTTAGAGAGCTTAAAGAACGACAAAACTTTTAAGGGCGATGCGCCTCTTGGCTGGAAGTGCAGAAACTGCGGATACGTCCACGAGGGACCGGAAGCTCCCGAAGTATGTCCCTGCTGTGCTCATCCGAAGGCTTATTTTGAGAGGAAAGTAGAGAACTATTAA
- the rpiB gene encoding ribose 5-phosphate isomerase B produces MKIAIGNDHTAIELKNIIKEFVEGKGYEVIDLGTNSTESCDYPIYGEKVGRAVADGQADLGIAICGTGVGISLAANKVKGIRACVCSEPYTAKLSRVHNNSNVLAFGARVVGSELAKMITEAWLDAEFEGGRHERRVNMIMEIENR; encoded by the coding sequence ATGAAGATTGCAATTGGTAACGACCATACAGCCATTGAGCTTAAAAACATCATCAAGGAGTTTGTGGAAGGAAAGGGCTATGAGGTCATTGACCTGGGAACCAACTCCACTGAGAGCTGCGACTACCCCATATACGGCGAAAAGGTAGGACGGGCCGTGGCCGACGGCCAGGCTGACCTGGGAATCGCCATCTGCGGCACCGGCGTGGGCATCTCTCTGGCAGCCAACAAGGTAAAGGGAATACGAGCCTGCGTGTGCAGCGAGCCTTATACCGCAAAGCTGTCCAGGGTGCACAACAACTCCAACGTACTTGCCTTTGGCGCCAGGGTAGTGGGCAGCGAGCTGGCCAAGATGATAACAGAGGCGTGGCTGGACGCTGAGTTTGAGGGCGGAAGGCATGAGCGCAGGGTGAATATGATTATGGAGATTGAGAACCGGTAA